The Solanum lycopersicum chromosome 9, SLM_r2.1 genome window below encodes:
- the LOC138338517 gene encoding uncharacterized protein: MASRLRDFTRMNPPTFYGSKVDEEPKEFIDEFSKILLAMGLSTSEKAELSTYQLKDVVQAWYVQWRGNRPLRGGPLTWDILNVDFLDPLLPREISEEKVVEFINLRQGGRVSMSTLWNSLNCPNMLLLWSLILETEWGRFVMGVSEDLQEECHSAMLHDNMNISRHMVHARRVEELGDIGCLTLNSRGEKVLNPTSAKCGKGHLGECLVRTRNYFSCGKSGYKMRDCLNLNSQDKGSGQAQASGSSDAPKKNRFYALHSRGEQETSPDVVTSMLKVFSIDVYGLLDPDSTLSFVTPIVAKKFDIFT, translated from the exons atggcttcccgtctaagggacttcactcgaatgaaccctcctactttctatgggtctaaggttgatgaagaacCCAAAGAATTCATCGATGAGTTCTCTAAAATACTTTTGGCTATGGGGTTGTCCACAAGTGAGAAGGCGGAGTTGtccacttatcaactcaaggacgtggTGCAAGCATGGTATGTTCAATGGAGGGGTAATAGGCCATTGAGGGGTGGTCCACTGACTTGGGATATCTTAAATGTGGATTTCCTAGATCCGTTACTTCCTAGAGAGATTAGTGAggaaaaagtggtggagttcatcaatcttcgCCAAGGAGGAAGAGTGTCCATGAGTACTCTTTGGAATTCATTaaattgtccaaatatgctccttctttggtctcTGATTCTAGAGACTGAATGGGGCCGTTTTGTTATGGGGGTGTCGGAGGACTTACAAGAGGAGTGCCATTCggccatgctacatgacaacatgaacatttcccgCCATATGGTTCATGCAAGAAGGGTTGAGGAG CTAGGGGATATAGGGTGTCTAACACTAAATTCAAGAGGGGAAAAGGTACTAAATCCTACTAGTGCCAAGTGTGGAAAGGGTCATCTTGGTGAGTGCTTGGTAAGAACTAGAAATTACTttagttgtggcaagagtggttACAAGATGAGAGATTGTCTAAATTTGAACAGTCAAGATaagggtagtggtcaagctcaagcaagtggttctagtgatgctccaaagaagaaccgcttctatgctctccactctagaggtgagcaagagacttctcccgacgtggtgactagtatgttgaaagtcttctctattgatgtatatggcTTACTTGATCCCGACagtactttatcatttgttacacctatagtagctaaaaagtttgatatttttacctga